GTCGAGGACACGCCGGACCTGCTGCCGACGATCGCCGTCCTCGGCGCGGTGGCCGACGGTGAGACGCGGATCACGAACGCCGAACACGTTCGCTACAAGGAGACCGATCGCGTGCGCGCGATGGCGGAGGAGCTCGGAACGCTGGGCGTCGAGACGACGGAGGAACGCGACAGTCTGACGGTCCACGGCGGCGAGTCGACGCTTTCGGGCGCGACGGTCGACGGCCGCGGGGACCACCGGATCGTCATGTCACTCGCCGTCGCGGGGCTCGTCGCCGACGGGGAGACGACGATCCGGGGGGCGGACCACGTCGACGTCTCGTTTCCCGACTTCTTCGACGTCCTCGAGGGAGTGGGGGGATCGCTCGAGCGTCACGACTGAGCCCCGCCGCGGCCGTAAACGTCGGCGCGAGGCGACGGGTTCGCGCCTGATTTTGCACCGATCCTGCACCCATAAGTGTGCGCGTCTCCGAGGGGCAGCCAATGAACGGCAACCGCTTCGGTCGCCTCTTCCAGGTGACCACGTTCGGCGAGAGCCACGGCGAGGCGATGGGCTGTACCGTCTCGGGGTGTCCCGCCGGTCTCGAGCTCACGGAAGACGATATCCAGGCCGATCTCGACCGGCGCAAGCCCGGCCAGTCGATGATCACGACCAGCCGCGGCGAGCCGGACTCGGTCTCGATCAAGTCCGGCGTCCAGGACGGCTACACGACGGGAACGCCGATCGGAATGGTCATCGAGAACAAGGACGCCCGCTCGGGCAAGTACGAACCCTTCATCACCGCGCCGCGGCCGAGCCACGGCGACTTCACCTACTCCGCGAAGTTCGGCACACGAAACTGGGGCGGCGGCGGCCGCTCGTCGGCCCGCGAGACGGTCAACTGGGTCGCTGCGGGGGCCATCGCGAAGAAGTTGCTCGCCCTCCAGGGCGTCGACCTCAAAGCGCACGTCAACCAGATCGGCGACGTCTGCGCCCCCGAGGTGAGCTTCGAGGAGATACTCGAGTACAGCGAGGAGAACGACGTCCGGTGTGCCCACCCCGACACCGCCGAGCGGATGCAGGAGCTGATCGCGGAGTACCAGGAGGAAGGTGACTCCATCGGCGGCAGCATCTACTTCGAGGCCCGCGGGGTGCCCGTGGGACTGGGTGCGCCCCGATTCGACTCGCTCTCGGCCCGCCTCGGCCAGGCGATGATGGCGGTTCCCGCGACGACGGCGTTCGAGTTCGGCCTCGGGCGCGAGGCCGCCGAGTGGACCGGCAAGGAGCGAAACGACGACTGGGAGTTCGGCCCGGACGGCGAGCCGAAACCCGTCGAGAACGACCACGGCGGCATCCAGGGCGGCATCAGCTCCGGCGAGCCGATCTACGGCGAGGTCACCCTCCACGCGCCGACGTCGATCCCGAAAGAACAGCAAACCGTCGACTGGGAGACCGGCGAGGTCGTCGACGACGCGCAGGTGATCGGCCGCCACGACCCGGTGTTGCCGCCGCGGGGCGTTCCCGTCGTCGAGGCGATGCTGGCGCTCACCCTCGTCGACTTCACCCTGCTCTCCGGGCGGCTCAACCCCGATCGCGTCGACGGAAACCCCGGTGAGTACGACACCGACTACCACCCGAGTAACCCGGCCAACGAGTAGCGTCGACGCCGGCCCCTGACGGGGATCGTGCGTACCGCGGTGTACAATTTCCAATCAATTTTCTATGCATGTTCGCCAGCGGAGACGTTCGACGGCGCAAGGACGTTCATCCTTCACGAAAGATTCTTGGTAATCTATAGCAAAGGCTTTAGGTTCGGTGGGGCAAAATTCCGGATACCGCTGGCCTACCAGGGCCACACCCTACCTATGAGCGACGATGAACTTATCTGGCGAATCGCAGGCGGTTCCGGAGACGGGATCGACTCGACGAGCCAGAACTTCGCGAAAGCGCTGATGCGCTCGGGGCTGGACGTCTTTACTCACCGCCACTATCCGTCACGGATTCGCGGCGGCCACACCTACGTCGAGATCCGCGCAGCAGGGCACGAGGTACAGTCACGGGGCGACGGCTACAACTTCCTCCTCGCGCTGGGCGATTCCTTCGCCCGGAACCCGAAGGAAGAAGCCTACTACGGCAACGAGGAGATCAAGCCGCTCTCGGAGAACTTAGACGAACTCCGCGAGGGCGGCATCATCGTCTACGACGAGGGGCTGCTCGGCGAGGAGGACGTCGCAGAGCTCGACCTCGAGGAGCGCGCCGAGGAGAACGACTGGCACGTCTTCCCGCTCGACCTGCGCTCGCTCGCCAAAGAACACGGCCGCGAGGTCATGCGCAACACCGCGGGCGTGGGCGCGACCGCGGCGCTGCTCGAGATGGACCTCGCTCACATCGAGGATCTGATGGAAGACGCCATGTCCGGGGACGTCCTCGAGGCGAACCTGGACATCCTTCACGAGGCCCACGACACGGTCGCCGAGGAGTACGACTTCGAGCACGACCTGCGCGTGCCGACGGGCGAACACGACGACGAGCAGGCGCTGCTGTCGGGGTCGAACGCGATCGCCTACGGCGCCCTCGACGCCGGCTGTCGCTTCATCGCCGGCTACCCGATGACCCCGTGGACCGACGTGTTCACGATCATGTCCCAGAACCTGCCCGAGATCGGCGGAATCTCCGAGCAGGTCGAGGACGAGATCGCTGCGGCCGCGCTCGCGGTGGGTGCGAGCCACGCCGGCGCGAAGGCCATGTCCGGCTCCTCCGGCGGCGGTTTCGCGCTGATGAGCGAACCGCTCGGTCTGGCGGAGATGACCGAGACGCCGATCGTGTTGCTCGAGTCGATGCGCGCCGGTCCCTCGACGGGGATGCCGACGAAACCCGAGCAGGGCGACCTCGAGTTCACCCTCTACACGAGCCAGGGCGACTCCTCGCGGGTCGTCTTCGCGCCGGGGAACGTCGAGGAGGCCTACGAGCAGACCCGACTGGCGTTCCACATCGCCTACGAGTACCAGATCCCCTCGATCATCATATACGACCAGAAGCTCTCCGGCGAGAACACGAACGTCGACGTAAGCTTCTTCGACCGCGAGCCCGCGCCGGATCTGGGCTCGACCCTGACTGAAGAGGAGCTCGCGGAGGCCGCCCACGACGCCTCCGGGAAGTTCCACCGCTTCCAGCACGAGCCCGACGGCGACAACCACGTCAGCCCGCGCTCGCTGCCGGGTCAGCAGGGCGGTCGCTACCTCGCGACGGGTAACGAACACACCCCCGCCGGCCACATCAGCGAGGACCCCGACAACCGGGTCTTCCAGATGGAACGGCGGATCCAGAAGCTCGAGTCGATCCGCGAGGAACTCGACGACGAACACGAGTCGAACCAGACCTACTTCGGCGACGAGACGGCCGACTTCGGCATCATCACCTGGGGCTCCTCTCAGGGTGTCGTCGTCGAGGCCGTCGAGCGCCTGAACGAGCAAGGACACGCGGTAAAGGGCATCGGCGTCTCCGACATGATGCCGTTCCCCGAGAGCGAGATGGTCGAGTTCATCGAGAGCGTCGACCAGGCGATGGTCGTCGAGATGAACGCCACCGCCCAGTTCCGCGGCCTGATCCAGAAGGAACTCGGTCGCTACGGCGACAAGCTCACGAGTCTGCTCAAGTACAACGGCAACCCGTTCGAACCGGCGGAGATCGTCGAGGGCTACGAACTGAACGTCAACGGCTCGGACGAGGAACCGAGCGCACAGGTTCGCATCGAACCCGCAGCAGGTGACTAATCATGAGTGCATTCAACGCAATCGGAGAAGAACGCGAGATCGACCGTGACGAGTTCACGCCCGGTCTCGAGCCCCAGCCGACCTGGTGTCCGGGCTGTGGTGACTTCGGCGTCTTAAAGGCGCTGAAGCAGGCCCTCCCGGAGATCGGCAAGACGCCCGACGAGGTGCTCACCGTCACCGGGATCGGCTGTTCGGGCAAGCTGAACAGCTACCTCGAGACGTACGGCTTCCACACGATCCACGGCCGCTCGCTGCCCGTGGCCCGCGCCGCCAAACTCGCCAACGACGGCCTCGAAGTCATCGCCGCGGGCGGCGACGGCGACGGCTACGGCATCGGTGGCAACCACTTCATGCACACGGCTCGGGAGAACCACGACATCACCTACATCGTGTTCAACAACGAGGTCTTCGGCCTGACGAAGGGCCAGACCTCGCCGACGAGCCCGAAGGGCCACAAGTCGAAGACGACGCCCCACGGCAACGCCAAGTCGCCGATCCGGCCGCTCTCGCTCGCGCTGACGTCGGGTGCGACCTACATCGCCCGCACCGCGGCGGTGAACCCGAACCAGGCCAAGGAGATCATCAAGGAGGCCATCGAGCACGACGGCTTCGCCCACATCGACTTCCTGACCCAGTGTCCGACCTGGAACAAAGACGCCCGCCAGTACGTCCCCTACGTCGACGTCCAGGAGTCCGACGACTACGACTTCGACGTCCACGACCGCCAGGAGGCCCAGGAGATGATGTTCGAGACGGAGAACGCCCTCCACGAGGGCACCGTCCTCACCGGCCGGTACTT
Above is a genomic segment from Natrononativus amylolyticus containing:
- the aroC gene encoding chorismate synthase, whose protein sequence is MNGNRFGRLFQVTTFGESHGEAMGCTVSGCPAGLELTEDDIQADLDRRKPGQSMITTSRGEPDSVSIKSGVQDGYTTGTPIGMVIENKDARSGKYEPFITAPRPSHGDFTYSAKFGTRNWGGGGRSSARETVNWVAAGAIAKKLLALQGVDLKAHVNQIGDVCAPEVSFEEILEYSEENDVRCAHPDTAERMQELIAEYQEEGDSIGGSIYFEARGVPVGLGAPRFDSLSARLGQAMMAVPATTAFEFGLGREAAEWTGKERNDDWEFGPDGEPKPVENDHGGIQGGISSGEPIYGEVTLHAPTSIPKEQQTVDWETGEVVDDAQVIGRHDPVLPPRGVPVVEAMLALTLVDFTLLSGRLNPDRVDGNPGEYDTDYHPSNPANE
- a CDS encoding 2-oxoacid:acceptor oxidoreductase subunit alpha; this translates as MSDDELIWRIAGGSGDGIDSTSQNFAKALMRSGLDVFTHRHYPSRIRGGHTYVEIRAAGHEVQSRGDGYNFLLALGDSFARNPKEEAYYGNEEIKPLSENLDELREGGIIVYDEGLLGEEDVAELDLEERAEENDWHVFPLDLRSLAKEHGREVMRNTAGVGATAALLEMDLAHIEDLMEDAMSGDVLEANLDILHEAHDTVAEEYDFEHDLRVPTGEHDDEQALLSGSNAIAYGALDAGCRFIAGYPMTPWTDVFTIMSQNLPEIGGISEQVEDEIAAAALAVGASHAGAKAMSGSSGGGFALMSEPLGLAEMTETPIVLLESMRAGPSTGMPTKPEQGDLEFTLYTSQGDSSRVVFAPGNVEEAYEQTRLAFHIAYEYQIPSIIIYDQKLSGENTNVDVSFFDREPAPDLGSTLTEEELAEAAHDASGKFHRFQHEPDGDNHVSPRSLPGQQGGRYLATGNEHTPAGHISEDPDNRVFQMERRIQKLESIREELDDEHESNQTYFGDETADFGIITWGSSQGVVVEAVERLNEQGHAVKGIGVSDMMPFPESEMVEFIESVDQAMVVEMNATAQFRGLIQKELGRYGDKLTSLLKYNGNPFEPAEIVEGYELNVNGSDEEPSAQVRIEPAAGD
- a CDS encoding thiamine pyrophosphate-dependent enzyme: MSAFNAIGEEREIDRDEFTPGLEPQPTWCPGCGDFGVLKALKQALPEIGKTPDEVLTVTGIGCSGKLNSYLETYGFHTIHGRSLPVARAAKLANDGLEVIAAGGDGDGYGIGGNHFMHTARENHDITYIVFNNEVFGLTKGQTSPTSPKGHKSKTTPHGNAKSPIRPLSLALTSGATYIARTAAVNPNQAKEIIKEAIEHDGFAHIDFLTQCPTWNKDARQYVPYVDVQESDDYDFDVHDRQEAQEMMFETENALHEGTVLTGRYFVDERPSYQEQKKELGEMPEEPLAERYFDDDYEWERSYDLLERHK